One region of Acropora muricata isolate sample 2 chromosome 13, ASM3666990v1, whole genome shotgun sequence genomic DNA includes:
- the LOC136896358 gene encoding uncharacterized protein, whose product MSSSTLLEMFSHIVFSFTRGVAEHYNPDEPEFTPELFGYNALESTGREWNFFPVDEMIYQEYSDRQDTTLDYLPANGFRVRINDACLPNENDEMQESQPLGEADTAMAWKRLRPSVICTVCKSLYIGASISILAATTIGVLYSLITYVSYQTTFNCQYRPGESIPVKIQWLRTISTLINMIFLYMWFLMGALFLFRPYQLSGVKRKCALVAFFLFCLEALYRVAFQIFQISHSKLSKLQTLPLNALFLISVIWQLYFIVNHFRVFANGRRVYLFLKMIMPSFFIFVIGILITTFMYPWYNNVNDKGKYMIALFSPLIGVVFKAISRICVQRLWNITHPGYSYVLLVPSYFGLAINFRVLQADLDSLKSIATIGIIHGSAEVIERSAIVFIDHICNVIWKRSSAPWGHFRTPRRERLMADIVIISMLYEAAAIVCVNSVWFIYQWVYIEGDFPLDLFVEFALRTSIALVIEWFFSSVSLTIVTRYQNMAAMAVWRKRWKRHILVGLVNSVPLALWLNKYLMQIISRRFDDAMQSCKMPFT is encoded by the coding sequence ATGAGTAGCTCTACACTTTTAGAAATGTTTAGTCACATAGTTTTTAGCTTTACCCGTGGTGTGGCAGAGCATTACAACCCAGACGAACCTGAATTCACCCCTGAGTTATTTGGTTACAATGCTTTAGAAAGCACTGGTCGTGAATGGAATTTCTTTCCTgttgatgaaatgatttatCAAGAATACAGCGACAGACAAGACACAACGTTAGACTACCTACCTGCGAATGGGTTTAGAGTACGAATTAACGACGCATGTTTGCCAAATGAAAACGACGAAATGCAAGAAAGTCAGCCACTTGGTGAAGCAGATACAGCAATGGCTTGGAAACGACTCCGACCATCTGTAATTTGCACAGTTTGTAAGTCTCTATATATTGGAGCTTCCATTTCAATCCTTGCTGCTACCACTATAGGCGTACTGTACAGTTTGATTACTTATGTTAGCTATCAAACTACGTTCAACTGTCAATATCGCCCAGGAGAGTCCATTCCCGTCAAAATACAATGGCTCAGAACAATTTCTACGTTGATAAATATGATTTTCCTTTACATGTGGTTCCTAATGGGAGCCCTGTTCCTCTTCCGTCCATACCAGTTAAGtggggtgaaaagaaaatgtgctttggttgccttttttctgttttgtttagaaGCACTTTATCGTGtggcctttcaaatcttccagaTATCTCACTCCAAGCTCTCCAAACTACAGACACTTCCACTAAACGCACTTTTCTTAATCAGTGTAATctggcaactttatttcattgtaaatCACTTTCGAGTGTTCGCAAACGGACGGCGGgtgtatttatttttgaaaatgataatgccgagctttttcatttttgtcattgGTATTCTCATAACGACTTTTATGTATCCTTGGTATAACAACGTAAACGACAAAGGGAAGTATATGATTGCGCTCTTTTCACCTCTTATTGGAGTTGTCTTTAAGGCGATCTCCCGCATTTGTGTTCAGAGGTTATGGAATATTACACATCCGGGATATTCTTATGTCTTACTGGTACCTTCGTACTTTGGTTTAGCCATAAATTTTCGGGTTTTGCAAGCCGACCTTGACAGTCTCAAATCGATAGCTACTATTGGAATAATTCACGGCAGCGCAGAGGTCATTGAAAGAAGTGCAATAGTCTTTATTGATCATATTTGCAACGTGATTTGGAAACGATCATCAGCTCCATGGGGACATTTTCGTACTCCACGCCGTGAGAGACTTATGGCTGATATCGTCATTATCAGCATGTTGTATGAAGCAGCTGCCATTGTGTGTGTTAATAGTGTGTGGTTCATATATCAATGGGTTTACATAGAAGGCGATTTCCCTTTGGatctttttgttgaatttgcctTGAGAACGTCAATTGCACTGGTGATTGAGTGGTTTTTCTCCAGCGTATCTCTGACCATCGTGACTCGGTATCAGAACATGGCTGCTATGGCTGTTTGGCGAAAAAGATGGAAGAGACACATTTTAGTTGGGTTAGTAAATTCTGTGCCTCTTGCTCTCTGGTTAAATAAATATCTCATGCAAATTATAAGTCGACGATTTGACGATGCTATGCAGTCGTGCAAAATGCCTTTTACCTGA